tttttttttttttttttgttgttggtagTTGTTGACTTATTGTGTTGGGTCTTTAGGAAGTGGGTCCTTGTTTTTAAGCACATGAATGTTATATACCATTGTATAAAGAGATTGAAGGAAGGAAAATCCTCAAGCCACATCTGAGGCTCTTCCTTTTGCTGATGAGATAACGTTGCTATCTCTTGAGTTGCACAGTTACATTATTTTCTGCTTAACTTGGAAAGAAATACATTCAAGGCTTTAACATGTGTTGCCTAATATCATCTAGCAGTAGTTTTGCGTTATCATTCGATATGTTCAATTAGTGATTTGATAGATTTATGTAATCTGAGTGATTGATTGTATGGTCCCCAGTTGTATACTCCTGTACTTGGATCACTCTATTCTTTGACATTAATAAAACTTCATTACAGAATTTATCAAACAAAGAGAAAACTTGCTACATTTGTAATTGCATTAACCAGCTCAGTGTCTTCACATTCCACAATCACTCAACTAAATCCTGTGACGTGGCTCCATTACGTCACGCATGAAAGAGTTGTAATACGCATTCTTTTAATCAACTAGGAATCACAAACTCTCTTAGACAATGCAGCAAACACTTCCTGCACTATCACAAATCATGGCTCCCACACCCCCAGTCCCATCTCTGAAGCTCAAACCAACAACATATAGCTTAAAACAGCTTGTATCAAGAGCTTACTACTTAACTAGATCTGGATTGAAGTGAATCTCATGCTAGTTCTGTTCAATAGATGACATGGCTAACTAGACAGCACTAGAAGCTGTGATGTTAGGCAATGACATAGCAGCCCCATACAAACATCATTCCTATGATCCCATAGTTTCCACCCAACTGTGAGGAGGTTCTCAAGACAAGGAGACTCCCAATTTTTGAAAGCCTAGGTCCTTGTTTGAAGGATTCCCAAACTAGCGTACCAAGCAAAATTTTGGATCTTAAGGTGCACCTTTAGAAACCAATCATATTCCAGAATCATTTTCTCATTTGAAACACTTTCAAAAGTCATATTAGGGATGGAAACTGAAAAGAACTCAAACTGGAATCCACCTTCTTGCTGACTTGACTTGAGAAACAGAGGAACTCAAAAATAGGCAAAACTGGGAGGTTCTGACCTTGATTGACCCTTTGGTACAGAAGGTCAAGTGTTGAACGGCACTTTAAGGCCTTCAAATGACACTTAATTCCCAGATGAAAGCGCCAATATGTCttgctttcttttgtttccATTGTCCTATAACTGATTCTTGATAGTTAAATGCACATGTTAGGAATTGTAACTTGAATGGGAAGCTCAGATTAGGGTTAATTCATATATCAAGGCGAATAAGTCAAAGTTAGAGTTAGTAACAAGTAGCAcaagattcattaaaaaaaaaagtagcacaTGCATGGATCAATTAGATCAATTTTTGAGctcattttatagattttttttttgttgccaaTTATCAAGTAATTTTTATTGCCGAAATTCTGGGAAACCAGCACCAACATACAAAATGGATTACAAAGCAAACACACAGGCCAAAGCCAAAAACCAGAAACTAACACCACGTTCACCATGGAGGCAACACCAACTACAACTACACATTGAAACACCAAAACTAAACAAATTAGCAGCTAAGGAAATACAACTAAAGCATATTTATTCAGTAGCAGCCTGCAAAGAATATAAATCCAGCTTACTCAGGCCAACAATCCGTCTACCAGAGatacaacaaaatataataagCCAAGGAGACCACAGCAAATTTCTGTAACAACATTCCTGCAACCAGCTAGACCATAGCTGATACTCAGCACATTCATTATCTTATAGGGGCTTGATGCTTGAGGCTAGCTTTTGCAAATCCCCATCTATAGCTTGTTTCCCTATTAACTCTGGAAGCAGCATTGGTTTTTCCACCCTCAATTCAAGGTCTAACCTGTTTTTTGACTTCTTCCCCATATGTTCCTCGGATCTAAGCAACCCTTGGAATATAAGAGCATTTGAATGGGTGCAGCGATGAAGGGTTGCTGCACTGAGTCCTAGTTTACCACAATCTTATCTCAAGGAAGTGACATTTGGAATCCCAATCATCAGCAATGGATTCCTGACAACACATGAATTTAATTTTCCTCCATTACCTTTTGGAAAAGGAACACTTGGAGAATAGATGGTTTCTGTTCTCCACAGCTGCGCTGTAAAGGACACATAGCATGTGCCTGCCAATACcccattttttcaatctttctcTGGTCTTCAGCCTGTCCTTTGTTGCCAACCATGAGATGAAAGCAAGTCTTGGTATAGCTGTAGGAAACCAAATAACTTTCCACCATTCTACTTTAGGATAATCCTGCTAATCCTAAGCACAAGCAACAATGGACCCTATTCTGGAAGGAATCCACCAAGCCTTATCATTATCCCCAAATTTGATCATAGGCAACTTGTGTAGGATAGTAACCAGGTTTTTTGACCTAACAGGACCCCAGTTTAATTTTCTACCATTCATGACACTAGCTAATATGGCATTCACAGTGCTGGCAGCTTCATAGACCACTCTATGACCAAACTTGTCCTAGAGAGGCCTAAATAGGTCTTGAGCTTTCAAATTTTCCTCCACCCCACCCTTAAGAGCAGTCATGGAAGCTCCTAACACACCAGAAGCTTTGGCCCTTAAGAATTTGCAACTTGACTTATGCAACTCTTAAGGATTCAACTTGGGTGAAGAGAAGCCATATGAATTTCATAATGGCTGCCGTATCCCATTCCTCCACCCTTTTAAGGACATGACCACTTTCCTTTTTAGGACAACAAACAGCATCCCAAGCCACTTTTTCATCCTGTACAAGACCATCAATACCTCTCCAAAAGGAGAATAGCAAGACCCTTACCCCTGTTAAAGAAACTCACTAGACTTCAATTGATTGCTATTGAGAATGAGGGAGATGAGATGAATTCTTTAGCTTATGCCACAAACTTCTCAGGTACTCCAATGGCAGCTAAGCAACGCAGAGTCCAAATGGATGGAATCATATATTCATATGCCTTCATGAGATTCACCTTTGTAAGGCATCTGGGAATACCCACCGGCCTGTGATAGTTTTTCACCAATTCCTGAGCAAGAATAATGTTTTCTGCAGTGCACCTATTAGGAATGAATGTTGTCTGGTTATTTCTAATCATATTAGCAAGGCATGGTCTAAGTGTATTAGCAAGAATCTTAGTAGTGCACTTGTATATAAGGTTGCAGCAAGATGTAGGCCTAGTCCCCATTTTTGAAGGATTTGGAACCTTAGGTACCAAATTAGTGATGGTTGAATTTGAATTAACCTCTTTGAGCAGCCTCCCTGTGTTGAAGAAGGATAATACAGCATTAGTGTGTTATGACCCAAGATGATATTCAggataaattgttatttgaatttgaagtatTTAAATTTAGACTTAGTGATAGATCTTTATCTGAATAAGGTATTAGTAGATTAGTAttgttatttgtttatattcAAATTGATTCCTGTGTTTTAGGATAGGATTAGTTTCCatgttttaggatttgttgATGAGGTTATCTCATCCTTGGCTATTTGTGTACGTTAAATGCATTAATGAGAAGCAAGCAGAAAATTAACCCCACATGTCTATTTCCTCTCTTAAGTTCAGGAGATTGGTTATCTTAAATTGAATATCTATTATATTCATTAAATTATCCCAGTTCACAACATAGTGACATCCTCCTTAACAATGGGCCAGGATCTTTTAGAGAAGTGCAGTAAACCCATATAGACTAGAGGCTTTGTCATCCTTCATTGAGAAGATGGTATCCCTGATTTCATAAGCAGTTCCCCCATCCTGCAGCAGTTCCTTTTGCCTGCAAGAAAATTGTATggataaaaaaattagtgatcCTTGCAATATCTGAATTATAGAGCTGAGAGGGAAGTTGGCCCAATAGTTTTTTGTAATAGGACACAACCAGCTCTTTTTGATTGCTTCAAGGTCTTCCAGCTTGACACCGTCTACATTCAGCAAACATCTAATGGACTCTATCGAAGAACCCAATATTTTGATCCCCAAGTTTAAGccaagtttttattattatttatctctGCTTCCTATATGATTCCTCAGCATTGCTATTGGTAGAGGAATATGTGCCAAATGAACAACCATCAGGATTGGAGCAAGTCCCTGTATAAATACTCAACTTGtaattctaatctcattagtgAATAGTGATGCATTTGCTTGGATCTTTCTCTCTTGAAATCTCTGTAATTCTCTCCCCAGTTCCTTCTCGATCTCATTCTCCCATTATCTCACAATTAAACTCTAGTCTAGTTTCTTCTTCAATCCTATTTCTCTAATCTCTAAACATTCAAACACCTAAACAACAAGTGTGATATTTACAATAACCCCCTTCGACCTAACAGATGCTTAGATAAAGCTATCTATATACGCCGCATTGCATCCCATCTTTCCTGAACAAATTGTAAAAGCAATTGTAGGACTAGTTTGATTTGTTCCCCTCGACCCACTGATTTCAGTAGTCCTGGTAgtaacattgtttttttttttttttttttaaattaatttttttattattaatcttTTGTACAGGGCTTCTGTCATTTGCAAATGCTTGCCCTGAAATAAGCAGGGCTGCTGTCAatcttttttgcttattttgtgTTGATTATTTTCACTTTCATTTCAATACGGAAGGTTGTTGCTTTGTTCAAGATTATTGAGAGATTGACCTTTATTCTTTGTTGGTAACAATTCCTTAACTGTAGCTTTCactttattttctcaaattaagtTACTTATTACAACTTCATTTGGAAATTATTTACTCATTTTAcccaaaatttattttccatttttctgtTCATTGCAGTTTTGCACTCTCAATTTTTCACTTTCTGCTGTTATAGCAGAGAAAATTAGTACAAATGAAGTATATATCTGAACTGGTAAGTGATCCAACTCCAATTGTTTCTACTTGCAGGGCATGTGAGTGTAATGTTGGAGGAACACCTCCCATCTCTTCCATCCCACTCTCTGCATTGGGAGTTTTGGATGGAGATGGACTATGTTCATCTTCTATGAAAGAAagtctctaataaaaaaaataaaaaagactatATGAAATAATCAgtgaattttcacaaaaaaataagtCCAATTATTTATAAGTGATcacttttcttacttttcaaaTGAAATGAATGCTAGGAatagaaatttattatattgtaatACTTGTTAGTAGGTAGTACTATAATTGTAAGTATTGTTggcatttgtttttttaatttctcctATGTTGAGTCAACGAATTCAATGAAAAGCTAAacttttacccttttttttttgtggtagaAGCTAAACTTCTACTTTACTACTGTATGTAGATGCAGTTATTTTACTTCATTTAATCAAAATGACAGTCTTAtccatttttttgttaatctaAGGTATTTTTATCTTGTGTAAATTCTTTTAGTTTCCTACTTCATTCCTGAGTTTTAGAAGTTTTGTTAGCCTACCACTCTAACAGTCATAGGAGATAATTTTTAATTACCAAATGATGTCCTGTTCAATTGGAATGTAAGCTTATATGTGCTTCTATGGATTGCTTGTTAGTAATTCAGTAGAACATGATTCGTAGTTTATTTAAGCCACAACTCTATGTTCTAAATGAAAATTGTTTGgatgagaaagatattgctgTCAAATTTTTTAGTTCTATTAATCGTTGATTGCTTTTAGCAATTATTAAACCaaaatctcaaatctcaaatttcaatGAATAATGAAGATAGGAAGGGAACCCCTTCCATACCAACTTGTTCAAGATGATTGAGTTCGAAGGTCCAAAATATGCTAAGAAGGATAATTTGCTGATAAAATTGTCAGATGATGCAAACCTCAACCATTTGATGCAGTATCAATCCCAAAGTATGGCCCAATTCAGGATGCAGAAGCAGTTACAAGGCCTTTTGGGCATTTCAGCAATGGTGGTTCCATAACGATGGAGGCCTCTCATGCCAAGGCTCCTTGAAGTCCTACTAGTACTACCTATCAGAAGCGAGTTATTAGAACAGATTTTAGAACACAAATTCCTACTCTTCAGCCACCAAAGTCACCTGAACCGCCGATACGTGCCAGAAATGAGGTTCAGAATATGATGCAAACTGAGCTCACTCTTTCTACAGGTTTCCAAACACCCAACTTGATTGGTAGTGCAAATGGTAAGGGATCTCAAATAAGGAGATCACTGCGGACAATTGGAAAACTGATTAACGGCTCTGAGAAAAGGTGAGACTAGTTTGTTTAGGGGAAAAAAGGTTCTTTTCTTATAATAGAGAGGAACTCTGGCTGGCACAGTATATCATTTCAACATTTCAATGTAAAATCTCAGGAACCAACAGAATTTGATGGAATCCAGACACCCATCAAAGGTGCTACTAATGTCATCGGTCCCAAGTCACCAGTGACAGCTAATGCTAGGACTCATAGGAGACAATCACTAACTGGCATTCCAGCGTCAGGGTCTGACAAGTCCCGAAGATCTTTTCTTGGAGGGAAGTCAAATGATTCTGGTAAGTAAACCAATACAAGTGTCATTGCATGAGATTAATATTGGTTACACAC
This genomic stretch from Castanea sativa cultivar Marrone di Chiusa Pesio chromosome 9, ASM4071231v1 harbors:
- the LOC142609279 gene encoding uncharacterized protein LOC142609279, whose translation is MGTRPTSCCNLIYKCTTKILANTLRPCLANMIRNNQTTFIPNRCTAENIILAQELVKNYHRPVGIPRCLTKVNLMKAYEYMIPSIWTLRCLAAIGVPEKFVA